In a single window of the Eleginops maclovinus isolate JMC-PN-2008 ecotype Puerto Natales chromosome 6, JC_Emac_rtc_rv5, whole genome shotgun sequence genome:
- the odr4 gene encoding protein odr-4 homolog isoform X3, with the protein MGRSYIVEDAVEGYLSELCEQRAGSVTGLLLGQSSPQRDFVVTATRTPPTEETLAGNSVDKEWVTEHARQVSRMLPGGLSVLGVFIITDTEAKDTLTTLRQLVFAVENLISSETLWSPAEDDVTDCVALHVNRKTRKTFCRTFDVKDPKSTAKPADWKYQSGVCSSWGMVSCCLLVDMLVPLPDKRTDPEYMDKCLKEELRGWAQQVESGVCLIDGKKLAEDAEFPGGQKRNVRQTYTAQILITPRPLVLLCQREQRLAEVERRCGGSVSLTGAVHSRAYLHSNKPKARLAEKLLKRDAVSTVATRVQMLLEELLTSEEENKSSGKHKREHCLPHRVFCPLKASRPLCVCDYQFSDESVCEVTERLKEMLDIDADEGDLDTRQESPAENTEREIAAEPTMETVVAPEPKRNTFIGVAMATAVALLASAASMLYLYDV; encoded by the exons ATGGGTCGCAGTTATATAGTAGAAGATGCTGTGGAGGGATATCTGTCCGAACTGTGTGAACAGCGAGCAGGTTCGGTCACAGGCCTGCTGCTTGGACAG AGCTCACCCCAAAGGGATTTTGTTGTCACAGCAACGCGGACGCCTCCAACGGAGGAGACTTTGGCAGGAAACTCTGTGGACAAGGAGTGGGTGACCGAGCATGCTCGACAG GTGTCTCGGATGCTACCCGGAGGCCTCTCTGTACTCGGAGTATTCATCATCACTGATACTGAGGCAAAGGACACACTAACTACACTCCGACAG TTGGTTTTCGCTGTGGAGAACCTGATCTCCTCGGAGACGCTGTGGAGCCCTGCAGAAGATGACGTCACAGACTGTGTCGCACTGCACGTCAACCGCAAGACTAGGAA AACCTTCTGCAGAACCTTTGACGTCAAAGATCCCAAG AGCACGGCCAAGCCTGCAGACTGGAAGTACCAGTCCGGTGTGTGTTCCTCCTGGGGCATGGTGTCCTGCTGTCTACTTGTGGACATGTTGGTGCCGCTGCCAGACAAGAGGACGGATCCAGAATACATGGATAAATGTCTGAAG GAGGAGCTGAGAGGGTGGGCACAGCAGGTGGAGAGTGGAGTATGTCTGATCGATGGGAAGAAGCTGGCAGAGGACGCAGAGTTCCCAGGAGGACAG AAGAGGAACGTGAGACAGACGTACACAGCTCAGATACTCATCACACCG AGGCCCCTGGTTTTGTTGTGTCAGAGGGAGCAGAGGTTAGCGGAGGTGGAGCGGCGGTGTGGAGGCAGCGTGTCCCTCACAGGAGCCGTCCACAGCAGAGCTTATCTGCATAGCAACAAACCAAAGGCCAGACTGGCAGAAAAG CTGCTGAAGAGGGACGCGGTTTCTACGGTGGCTACACGGGTTCAGATGCTGCTGGAAGAACTGCTGACGTCTGAAGAGGAGAACAAGAGCAGCGGCAAACACAAgcgag AGCACTGTCTCCCTCATCGTGTCTTCTGTCCGCTGAAAGCGAGCAggcccctgtgtgtgtgtgactaccAGTTCAGTgacgagagtgtgtgtgaggtgacGGAGCGGCTGAAAGAGATGCTGGACATCGATGCAGACGAGGGAGACTTGGATACCAGACAGGAATCGCCGGCGGAAAACACTGAGCGGGAGATCGCAGCAG AGCCCACTATGGAGACAGTTGTAGCACCTGAGCCAAAGAGGAACACCTTTATTG GTGTTGCCATGGCTACTGCTGTCGCCCTGCTTGCCTCTGCTGCCTCGATGCTTTATCTCTATGATGTCTAA
- the odr4 gene encoding protein odr-4 homolog isoform X6 encodes MGRSYIVEDAVEGYLSELCEQRAGSVTGLLLGQSSPQRDFVVTATRTPPTEETLAGNSVDKEWVTEHARQVSRMLPGGLSVLGVFIITDTEAKDTLTTLRQLVFAVENLISSETLWSPAEDDVTDCVALHVNRKTRKTFCRTFDVKDPKSTAKPADWKYQSGVCSSWGMVSCCLLVDMLVPLPDKRTDPEYMDKCLKEELRGWAQQVESGVCLIDGKKLAEDAEFPGGQKRNVRQTYTAQILITPREQRLAEVERRCGGSVSLTGAVHSRAYLHSNKPKARLAEKLLKRDAVSTVATRVQMLLEELLTSEEENKSSGKHKREHCLPHRVFCPLKASRPLCVCDYQFSDESVCEVTERLKEMLDIDADEGDLDTRQESPAENTEREIAAEPTMETVVAPEPKRNTFIGVAMATAVALLASAASMLYLYDV; translated from the exons ATGGGTCGCAGTTATATAGTAGAAGATGCTGTGGAGGGATATCTGTCCGAACTGTGTGAACAGCGAGCAGGTTCGGTCACAGGCCTGCTGCTTGGACAG AGCTCACCCCAAAGGGATTTTGTTGTCACAGCAACGCGGACGCCTCCAACGGAGGAGACTTTGGCAGGAAACTCTGTGGACAAGGAGTGGGTGACCGAGCATGCTCGACAG GTGTCTCGGATGCTACCCGGAGGCCTCTCTGTACTCGGAGTATTCATCATCACTGATACTGAGGCAAAGGACACACTAACTACACTCCGACAG TTGGTTTTCGCTGTGGAGAACCTGATCTCCTCGGAGACGCTGTGGAGCCCTGCAGAAGATGACGTCACAGACTGTGTCGCACTGCACGTCAACCGCAAGACTAGGAA AACCTTCTGCAGAACCTTTGACGTCAAAGATCCCAAG AGCACGGCCAAGCCTGCAGACTGGAAGTACCAGTCCGGTGTGTGTTCCTCCTGGGGCATGGTGTCCTGCTGTCTACTTGTGGACATGTTGGTGCCGCTGCCAGACAAGAGGACGGATCCAGAATACATGGATAAATGTCTGAAG GAGGAGCTGAGAGGGTGGGCACAGCAGGTGGAGAGTGGAGTATGTCTGATCGATGGGAAGAAGCTGGCAGAGGACGCAGAGTTCCCAGGAGGACAG AAGAGGAACGTGAGACAGACGTACACAGCTCAGATACTCATCACACCG AGGGAGCAGAGGTTAGCGGAGGTGGAGCGGCGGTGTGGAGGCAGCGTGTCCCTCACAGGAGCCGTCCACAGCAGAGCTTATCTGCATAGCAACAAACCAAAGGCCAGACTGGCAGAAAAG CTGCTGAAGAGGGACGCGGTTTCTACGGTGGCTACACGGGTTCAGATGCTGCTGGAAGAACTGCTGACGTCTGAAGAGGAGAACAAGAGCAGCGGCAAACACAAgcgag AGCACTGTCTCCCTCATCGTGTCTTCTGTCCGCTGAAAGCGAGCAggcccctgtgtgtgtgtgactaccAGTTCAGTgacgagagtgtgtgtgaggtgacGGAGCGGCTGAAAGAGATGCTGGACATCGATGCAGACGAGGGAGACTTGGATACCAGACAGGAATCGCCGGCGGAAAACACTGAGCGGGAGATCGCAGCAG AGCCCACTATGGAGACAGTTGTAGCACCTGAGCCAAAGAGGAACACCTTTATTG GTGTTGCCATGGCTACTGCTGTCGCCCTGCTTGCCTCTGCTGCCTCGATGCTTTATCTCTATGATGTCTAA
- the odr4 gene encoding protein odr-4 homolog isoform X1: MGRSYIVEDAVEGYLSELCEQRAGSVTGLLLGQSSPQRDFVVTATRTPPTEETLAGNSVDKEWVTEHARQVSRMLPGGLSVLGVFIITDTEAKDTLTTLRQLVFAVENLISSETLWSPAEDDVTDCVALHVNRKTRKTFCRTFDVKDPKSTAKPADWKYQSGVCSSWGMVSCCLLVDMLVPLPDKRTDPEYMDKCLKEELRGWAQQVESGVCLIDGKKLAEDAEFPGGQKRNVRQTYTAQILITPRPLVLLCQREQRLAEVERRCGGSVSLTGAVHSRAYLHSNKPKARLAEKLLKRDAVSTVATRVQMLLEELLTSEEENKSSGKHKREHCLPHRVFCPLKASRPLCVCDYQFSDESVCEVTERLKEMLDIDADEGDLDTRQESPAENTEREIAAEPTMETVVAPEPKRNTFIGKTLCTPSGLHSLITSPAILRLVTMQAETFIP; the protein is encoded by the exons ATGGGTCGCAGTTATATAGTAGAAGATGCTGTGGAGGGATATCTGTCCGAACTGTGTGAACAGCGAGCAGGTTCGGTCACAGGCCTGCTGCTTGGACAG AGCTCACCCCAAAGGGATTTTGTTGTCACAGCAACGCGGACGCCTCCAACGGAGGAGACTTTGGCAGGAAACTCTGTGGACAAGGAGTGGGTGACCGAGCATGCTCGACAG GTGTCTCGGATGCTACCCGGAGGCCTCTCTGTACTCGGAGTATTCATCATCACTGATACTGAGGCAAAGGACACACTAACTACACTCCGACAG TTGGTTTTCGCTGTGGAGAACCTGATCTCCTCGGAGACGCTGTGGAGCCCTGCAGAAGATGACGTCACAGACTGTGTCGCACTGCACGTCAACCGCAAGACTAGGAA AACCTTCTGCAGAACCTTTGACGTCAAAGATCCCAAG AGCACGGCCAAGCCTGCAGACTGGAAGTACCAGTCCGGTGTGTGTTCCTCCTGGGGCATGGTGTCCTGCTGTCTACTTGTGGACATGTTGGTGCCGCTGCCAGACAAGAGGACGGATCCAGAATACATGGATAAATGTCTGAAG GAGGAGCTGAGAGGGTGGGCACAGCAGGTGGAGAGTGGAGTATGTCTGATCGATGGGAAGAAGCTGGCAGAGGACGCAGAGTTCCCAGGAGGACAG AAGAGGAACGTGAGACAGACGTACACAGCTCAGATACTCATCACACCG AGGCCCCTGGTTTTGTTGTGTCAGAGGGAGCAGAGGTTAGCGGAGGTGGAGCGGCGGTGTGGAGGCAGCGTGTCCCTCACAGGAGCCGTCCACAGCAGAGCTTATCTGCATAGCAACAAACCAAAGGCCAGACTGGCAGAAAAG CTGCTGAAGAGGGACGCGGTTTCTACGGTGGCTACACGGGTTCAGATGCTGCTGGAAGAACTGCTGACGTCTGAAGAGGAGAACAAGAGCAGCGGCAAACACAAgcgag AGCACTGTCTCCCTCATCGTGTCTTCTGTCCGCTGAAAGCGAGCAggcccctgtgtgtgtgtgactaccAGTTCAGTgacgagagtgtgtgtgaggtgacGGAGCGGCTGAAAGAGATGCTGGACATCGATGCAGACGAGGGAGACTTGGATACCAGACAGGAATCGCCGGCGGAAAACACTGAGCGGGAGATCGCAGCAG AGCCCACTATGGAGACAGTTGTAGCACCTGAGCCAAAGAGGAACACCTTTATTGGTAAAACACTGTGTACACCCTCAGGGTTACATTCACTCATAACATCACCAGCAATACTAAGACTGGTCACGATGCAGGCAGAGACCTTTATTCCTTAA
- the odr4 gene encoding protein odr-4 homolog isoform X2 — MGRSYIVEDAVEGYLSELCEQRAGSVTGLLLGQSSPQRDFVVTATRTPPTEETLAGNSVDKEWVTEHARQVSRMLPGGLSVLGVFIITDTEAKDTLTTLRQLVFAVENLISSETLWSPAEDDVTDCVALHVNRKTRKTFCRTFDVKDPKSTAKPADWKYQSGVCSSWGMVSCCLLVDMLVPLPDKRTDPEYMDKCLKEELRGWAQQVESGVCLIDGKKLAEDAEFPGGQKRNVRQTYTAQILITPREQRLAEVERRCGGSVSLTGAVHSRAYLHSNKPKARLAEKLLKRDAVSTVATRVQMLLEELLTSEEENKSSGKHKREHCLPHRVFCPLKASRPLCVCDYQFSDESVCEVTERLKEMLDIDADEGDLDTRQESPAENTEREIAAEPTMETVVAPEPKRNTFIGKTLCTPSGLHSLITSPAILRLVTMQAETFIP, encoded by the exons ATGGGTCGCAGTTATATAGTAGAAGATGCTGTGGAGGGATATCTGTCCGAACTGTGTGAACAGCGAGCAGGTTCGGTCACAGGCCTGCTGCTTGGACAG AGCTCACCCCAAAGGGATTTTGTTGTCACAGCAACGCGGACGCCTCCAACGGAGGAGACTTTGGCAGGAAACTCTGTGGACAAGGAGTGGGTGACCGAGCATGCTCGACAG GTGTCTCGGATGCTACCCGGAGGCCTCTCTGTACTCGGAGTATTCATCATCACTGATACTGAGGCAAAGGACACACTAACTACACTCCGACAG TTGGTTTTCGCTGTGGAGAACCTGATCTCCTCGGAGACGCTGTGGAGCCCTGCAGAAGATGACGTCACAGACTGTGTCGCACTGCACGTCAACCGCAAGACTAGGAA AACCTTCTGCAGAACCTTTGACGTCAAAGATCCCAAG AGCACGGCCAAGCCTGCAGACTGGAAGTACCAGTCCGGTGTGTGTTCCTCCTGGGGCATGGTGTCCTGCTGTCTACTTGTGGACATGTTGGTGCCGCTGCCAGACAAGAGGACGGATCCAGAATACATGGATAAATGTCTGAAG GAGGAGCTGAGAGGGTGGGCACAGCAGGTGGAGAGTGGAGTATGTCTGATCGATGGGAAGAAGCTGGCAGAGGACGCAGAGTTCCCAGGAGGACAG AAGAGGAACGTGAGACAGACGTACACAGCTCAGATACTCATCACACCG AGGGAGCAGAGGTTAGCGGAGGTGGAGCGGCGGTGTGGAGGCAGCGTGTCCCTCACAGGAGCCGTCCACAGCAGAGCTTATCTGCATAGCAACAAACCAAAGGCCAGACTGGCAGAAAAG CTGCTGAAGAGGGACGCGGTTTCTACGGTGGCTACACGGGTTCAGATGCTGCTGGAAGAACTGCTGACGTCTGAAGAGGAGAACAAGAGCAGCGGCAAACACAAgcgag AGCACTGTCTCCCTCATCGTGTCTTCTGTCCGCTGAAAGCGAGCAggcccctgtgtgtgtgtgactaccAGTTCAGTgacgagagtgtgtgtgaggtgacGGAGCGGCTGAAAGAGATGCTGGACATCGATGCAGACGAGGGAGACTTGGATACCAGACAGGAATCGCCGGCGGAAAACACTGAGCGGGAGATCGCAGCAG AGCCCACTATGGAGACAGTTGTAGCACCTGAGCCAAAGAGGAACACCTTTATTGGTAAAACACTGTGTACACCCTCAGGGTTACATTCACTCATAACATCACCAGCAATACTAAGACTGGTCACGATGCAGGCAGAGACCTTTATTCCTTAA
- the odr4 gene encoding protein odr-4 homolog isoform X4 produces MLWRDICPNCVNSEQVRSQACCLDRDFVVTATRTPPTEETLAGNSVDKEWVTEHARQVSRMLPGGLSVLGVFIITDTEAKDTLTTLRQLVFAVENLISSETLWSPAEDDVTDCVALHVNRKTRKTFCRTFDVKDPKSTAKPADWKYQSGVCSSWGMVSCCLLVDMLVPLPDKRTDPEYMDKCLKEELRGWAQQVESGVCLIDGKKLAEDAEFPGGQKRNVRQTYTAQILITPRPLVLLCQREQRLAEVERRCGGSVSLTGAVHSRAYLHSNKPKARLAEKLLKRDAVSTVATRVQMLLEELLTSEEENKSSGKHKREHCLPHRVFCPLKASRPLCVCDYQFSDESVCEVTERLKEMLDIDADEGDLDTRQESPAENTEREIAAEPTMETVVAPEPKRNTFIGKTLCTPSGLHSLITSPAILRLVTMQAETFIP; encoded by the exons ATGCTGTGGAGGGATATCTGTCCGAACTGTGTGAACAGCGAGCAGGTTCGGTCACAGGCCTGCTGCTTGGACAG GGATTTTGTTGTCACAGCAACGCGGACGCCTCCAACGGAGGAGACTTTGGCAGGAAACTCTGTGGACAAGGAGTGGGTGACCGAGCATGCTCGACAG GTGTCTCGGATGCTACCCGGAGGCCTCTCTGTACTCGGAGTATTCATCATCACTGATACTGAGGCAAAGGACACACTAACTACACTCCGACAG TTGGTTTTCGCTGTGGAGAACCTGATCTCCTCGGAGACGCTGTGGAGCCCTGCAGAAGATGACGTCACAGACTGTGTCGCACTGCACGTCAACCGCAAGACTAGGAA AACCTTCTGCAGAACCTTTGACGTCAAAGATCCCAAG AGCACGGCCAAGCCTGCAGACTGGAAGTACCAGTCCGGTGTGTGTTCCTCCTGGGGCATGGTGTCCTGCTGTCTACTTGTGGACATGTTGGTGCCGCTGCCAGACAAGAGGACGGATCCAGAATACATGGATAAATGTCTGAAG GAGGAGCTGAGAGGGTGGGCACAGCAGGTGGAGAGTGGAGTATGTCTGATCGATGGGAAGAAGCTGGCAGAGGACGCAGAGTTCCCAGGAGGACAG AAGAGGAACGTGAGACAGACGTACACAGCTCAGATACTCATCACACCG AGGCCCCTGGTTTTGTTGTGTCAGAGGGAGCAGAGGTTAGCGGAGGTGGAGCGGCGGTGTGGAGGCAGCGTGTCCCTCACAGGAGCCGTCCACAGCAGAGCTTATCTGCATAGCAACAAACCAAAGGCCAGACTGGCAGAAAAG CTGCTGAAGAGGGACGCGGTTTCTACGGTGGCTACACGGGTTCAGATGCTGCTGGAAGAACTGCTGACGTCTGAAGAGGAGAACAAGAGCAGCGGCAAACACAAgcgag AGCACTGTCTCCCTCATCGTGTCTTCTGTCCGCTGAAAGCGAGCAggcccctgtgtgtgtgtgactaccAGTTCAGTgacgagagtgtgtgtgaggtgacGGAGCGGCTGAAAGAGATGCTGGACATCGATGCAGACGAGGGAGACTTGGATACCAGACAGGAATCGCCGGCGGAAAACACTGAGCGGGAGATCGCAGCAG AGCCCACTATGGAGACAGTTGTAGCACCTGAGCCAAAGAGGAACACCTTTATTGGTAAAACACTGTGTACACCCTCAGGGTTACATTCACTCATAACATCACCAGCAATACTAAGACTGGTCACGATGCAGGCAGAGACCTTTATTCCTTAA
- the odr4 gene encoding protein odr-4 homolog isoform X5 codes for MLPGGLSVLGVFIITDTEAKDTLTTLRQLVFAVENLISSETLWSPAEDDVTDCVALHVNRKTRKTFCRTFDVKDPKSTAKPADWKYQSGVCSSWGMVSCCLLVDMLVPLPDKRTDPEYMDKCLKEELRGWAQQVESGVCLIDGKKLAEDAEFPGGQKRNVRQTYTAQILITPRPLVLLCQREQRLAEVERRCGGSVSLTGAVHSRAYLHSNKPKARLAEKLLKRDAVSTVATRVQMLLEELLTSEEENKSSGKHKREHCLPHRVFCPLKASRPLCVCDYQFSDESVCEVTERLKEMLDIDADEGDLDTRQESPAENTEREIAAEPTMETVVAPEPKRNTFIGKTLCTPSGLHSLITSPAILRLVTMQAETFIP; via the exons ATGCTACCCGGAGGCCTCTCTGTACTCGGAGTATTCATCATCACTGATACTGAGGCAAAGGACACACTAACTACACTCCGACAG TTGGTTTTCGCTGTGGAGAACCTGATCTCCTCGGAGACGCTGTGGAGCCCTGCAGAAGATGACGTCACAGACTGTGTCGCACTGCACGTCAACCGCAAGACTAGGAA AACCTTCTGCAGAACCTTTGACGTCAAAGATCCCAAG AGCACGGCCAAGCCTGCAGACTGGAAGTACCAGTCCGGTGTGTGTTCCTCCTGGGGCATGGTGTCCTGCTGTCTACTTGTGGACATGTTGGTGCCGCTGCCAGACAAGAGGACGGATCCAGAATACATGGATAAATGTCTGAAG GAGGAGCTGAGAGGGTGGGCACAGCAGGTGGAGAGTGGAGTATGTCTGATCGATGGGAAGAAGCTGGCAGAGGACGCAGAGTTCCCAGGAGGACAG AAGAGGAACGTGAGACAGACGTACACAGCTCAGATACTCATCACACCG AGGCCCCTGGTTTTGTTGTGTCAGAGGGAGCAGAGGTTAGCGGAGGTGGAGCGGCGGTGTGGAGGCAGCGTGTCCCTCACAGGAGCCGTCCACAGCAGAGCTTATCTGCATAGCAACAAACCAAAGGCCAGACTGGCAGAAAAG CTGCTGAAGAGGGACGCGGTTTCTACGGTGGCTACACGGGTTCAGATGCTGCTGGAAGAACTGCTGACGTCTGAAGAGGAGAACAAGAGCAGCGGCAAACACAAgcgag AGCACTGTCTCCCTCATCGTGTCTTCTGTCCGCTGAAAGCGAGCAggcccctgtgtgtgtgtgactaccAGTTCAGTgacgagagtgtgtgtgaggtgacGGAGCGGCTGAAAGAGATGCTGGACATCGATGCAGACGAGGGAGACTTGGATACCAGACAGGAATCGCCGGCGGAAAACACTGAGCGGGAGATCGCAGCAG AGCCCACTATGGAGACAGTTGTAGCACCTGAGCCAAAGAGGAACACCTTTATTGGTAAAACACTGTGTACACCCTCAGGGTTACATTCACTCATAACATCACCAGCAATACTAAGACTGGTCACGATGCAGGCAGAGACCTTTATTCCTTAA